AAGCCTTTTTCAATTTCTTCCAAAGGCTTTCCGGCCATCAAAGCATCAACTTCTTCGGCATAAATGGTTTCTTTCTCTATAAGTAGTCTTACCATTTTGTCCATTACATCGCGATGTTCATTGAGAACTTTAAGTGCGGTTTGATGTCCTTTGTCCAAAATCTTTTTAACTTCAGAATCAATTACTGCAGCTACTTGTTCGCTGTAATTATGAACAGTTTGATAATCTCTGCCTAAAAATATTTCCTGAGTAGAACCAAGATAAATAGGACCAAGCTCCGAACTCATACCCCATTCCATAACCATCTTTCTTGCGCGTTCAGTTGCGGCTTGAAGGTCGCCCACAGCACCTGTGGATATATCTTTTATCACTATTTCTTCGGCAGCTCTTCCGCCCATCGTCATGGCTATGTCATCATACAGCTTATTTAAAGTCATATGTGAATCATCATTTTCAGGTCTGGTCATTGTATAACCTGCAGCTCTTCCTCTAGGAATTATAGAAACTTCATGAACAGGATCGCAATGAGGCAATACCTTGGCTACAATAGCATGACCTGCTTCATGATAAGCGGTAATACGCTTGTCAACTTCGGTAATAACTCTGCTCTTTTTCTGAGGTCCCATTATGACTTTGTTGATACCTTCGTTGATATCAATCATATTGATAACTTTTCTGCCTGCGCGCGCCGCCAAAATAGCAGCTTCGTTAAGCAAGTTTTCTATATCTGCGCCAGAAAAACCGCTGGTTATTCTAGCTAAAACCTTGAAATCAACATCTGAACCTATAGGCTTATTTCTTGAATGAACTTTGAAAATCTCTTCTCTGCCTCTTACATCAGGAATGTTGACATAAATCTGTCTGTCAAATCTTCCTGGTCTTAGCAATGCGGGGTCAAGTATATCTGCTCTGTTGGTTGCAGCCATTACAATAATTCCGCTGTTAGTTTCAAATCCGTCCATTTGTACCAACAATTGGTTTAAAGTCTGTTCTCTTTCGTCATGACCGCCGCCTAAGCCTGTACCTCTTTGACGTCCAACAGCATCAATTTCGTCTATGAATACTATACAAGGCATATTCTTTTTTGCGTCATCAAACAAATCTCTTACACGAGATGCACCAACACCGACAAACATTTCTACGAAATCAGAACCGCTTATTGAAAAGAAAGGAACATTGGCTTCGCCTGCAACAGCTTTTGCAAACAATGTTTTACCTGTTCCGGGAGGGCCCACTAACAATACACCCTTAGGAATTCTTGCTCCAACTTGTTCAAACTTTTTAGGATTTTTCAAAAATTCTACAATTTCGGCTAATTCAGTTTTTTCTTCTTCGGCACCTGCAACATCAGAAAATCTTACTTTCATGTTCTGATTAAGTCTGGCTTTGGATTTAGAAAAGTTGATCGCCTGTTTGTTGCCCTGATTAAGCATTCTATATACAAAAAATGCCATAATCACCAATATTACCACTCCGCCTAGATACGGCAGATATGACAATATAGAACCTGCATTAGGATCATTAAACTCAAGAGAAAAGCCGTAATTGTTCTTTATATCTAAAATTGAAGTTATATCTTTTTCATCTTTTGTATCAAACTCGCGTATAAGATCATCTACAAATTCTGCTCTGCTAGGGACATTAAAAACATAGCTATATTTATTACTGGAAGCTTTTTCTTTGGCTTTTGCTTGATATCCATCTACATAAACATATTTTATTTCGCCTTTTACTATTAGATCAATTGCTTCGTCATAGGATTTGCTTTTGGGTTGGTTGCTGAACATGAAAATTCCCACTAACACCAAAATGCTTAGCACAAGCGCCGCTGTAACTATAATCCCTTTTGTGCCTGTTTTCAAATTATTCCTCCGTTAAAAATCACTTAGGATTTGGTAATCGTTATTTTATCATAAATCATATTACATATCAATGATATTTATGTCACAATAGGTTCAATTTAATTCCACAAAACCTAAAACCAAAATGAAAAAAGTTGTTAACACTTTATCTATATTGATTATGATAACATGTTTTTTTAAAAAATAAAATATAAATTAAATCTTTATAAAACAAGTTGACAAAACTGTAAAAGAATAAAAAACATAAGAAACTAAAAGCAATAATAGCTACTAATGCTATGTTATAAAAACATAAAAGACTATTATTGAGTTATAATCCTTAAAAAATAAAACCTAAATTAAATCCAGGTTAATGCTTTCGCCGTTATCTGCGTCCTGATACATCATCCAATATCCTTCGCCGTAAGGTTTGTTTTGATCAAGTGCAAGCCATTTACAATAACCTTGTAGTTCTTTTGGAGGATTGACCGAATATTCGCCAGGAACACCATATCCTATATAGTCAGGACCTTCGCCAATCAACCCAATGACATAATACTGATCTTTTGCAAGCTCCACTTTTACCCAATAAGTATCGGGCATTAACTTATTAAGCCGCTCTTCGGGCGGACTTTGCTCAAAAATCTTATCAAGGCGGTCTTTTACGCTTTCAAAATATTTTCCCTCTTTTGTCTGCTCCTGCTCCTGCTCCTGCTCTTGCTCTTTTTCATTTTGCTCATTCATGTCTTCCGCCGCCGCCTCTTTTTTTATATTATTTGAGTTGTTTGTATCTTTTAGCTTGATATTGTTATATCCGCCCCAAGACGAAATATATCTGGGGTATTCATCAACATCTTGTTGTTTTTGCGAACTGATGTCTTCTATATTATTATGCTCTTTATTTTTATACGTTTCAAATTGCTCTTTATATGGAGCTTGAGATATTTGTGTTTGATATTCTTCATGATAATCATATTGATCATATTGTTCTTCTTCTTGCGTCTTATAAAAACTATTTCTTACTGTATTGTCTTTATATTCATCAACAAGCTCTCTTGGCACTTCTTCAAATGCCTCATAAAAGCCAGTTTTGTTTTGCGCTAAAGAAACATCCAACGCCGCAGCCGCACTTTCTTTTTGAATGTCTCTAGGTTCCGTTTTGGGCGGATAAAAGGCGACATCTGAAATTTTATCGTCATCATAATCTGAAATTGCATCATCAAGCACCTTGGATATTTTCGCAACTGTTATTTTAGGAACTGCTACGGGTTTGTAAACACTGCCATCATGGCTTGCCCTGCCTAAGACAGTGCCCGAATTAATATTTTGGCTTTCTTTATTTTTTATTTTTTCATATATGCTTTTTGGTGCAGTTTCCTGATATTTTACGGTATAGTCTTTTTGAGTTTGATTAGTTTTATTTATTGGCTGAACTTGCTGTGTTTGAACTGTCGGTTTAGGAGCTTCTTTTTGGACAATGCTAGAATAAAGTTCTTTTTTGGGTTCGACCTTTTCAATTTTGCCTGCAAACATTTTTGGACGAGTAATACTCTTGAATCCGTCTAAAATATTGGTTTCCCACAGTTTTTTTGCATTGTTTGCGCCCCATGCGATAGGTATGATGTTCTCTTCGCTTATATAGCAAAGAACGCAATACATATTGCCTTTTATATCTATTTCTCCCAAAGAAAAAGTCGCGCTTATTTTGCCTTTCAATCCTAACCTTTCCACATATACAGGACTGGAATCTGAAGTTATGCCAAAGGCAAAAAGACCTTTTGCTACATCTTTTAGATTGAATATATCAACGGTGCATTTGGTATTTGGTCCAATTTGTTCAACAGTTGCCACGCCCTTAACCGCACCTGTTCCAAAACCCTTGGTTACCTCGCCCAAAATAAGAATTTTTTTAGCGTAACCCATATTTTATTTCGCTCCGATTATACAAAATACTGATCAAAAATAATAGAATAATACATTTTTATATATACTAACATATCAAAAAATATATACGATAATTTTGAAAGAAATTAAAATATATTGTCTAATTTTAGTTTTCAAAAAAATTTGACAAGAAAAAAAGAGATAGTCATAACCACTATCTCTTTTATAATATTTATTAATCCTTAATATGTTTTACTATATGTTTTACGCTTTTTCCAAAACAGCTTTGATACGTCTTACGCCTGCGGATGAACTTTCCTCTTTTTGGATTTTGAATTTGCCTAGTACTCCAGTATGGGTTACATGAGGTCCGCCGCAGATTTCTTTTGAAAAGTTCCCAATGGTGTAAACCTTTACTTTTTCGCCGTATCTGCTTTCAAATACTCCCAAAGCACCGCTGTTTTTTGCTTCTTCTACGGTCATTTCTTCTACTGTTACAGGCAAGTCTTTGCTGATAACATCATTGACCATTTTTTCAACTTTTTCAAGCTCGCCTTTTTCTACTTTGCGTCCGAAAGAAAAGTCAAATCTAAGTCTTTCTGCCGTGATATTGCTGCCGCGTTGGAAAACTTCTTCTCCCAAAACTTTTCTCAAAGCTGCTTGCAATAAATGCGTTGCGGTATGGAGTTTTGTCGTCTCTTCGCTATGGTCAGCAAGTCCGCCTTTAAATATTTGCTCAGCACCGCTTTGGGATTTTGCCTGATGCGCTGCAAATGCTTCGTGATAACCTTTTTCATCAACTTGCAATCCATGTTCTTTTGCAAGTTCTTGTGTCATTTCCAAAGGAAAACCATAAGTATCATAAAGTCTAAACGCGCTTACACCGTCAATTACATTGCCCTGAATGTTTTTAACCGTACGCTCAAATTCTTTCAATCCTGTATTGAGCGTGCGTTCAAAACGTTCGGTTTCCATTTCAAGTTCTTTTATTACCTTTTCAGCATTAACTTCAAGCTCGTTATATACATCTTTATATTGATCAATTATAGTCTGAGCAAGTTCTGTTAAGCTCTTAGAATTCAAATCCAGCATCTTGCCATATCTTATTGCTCTTCTTATAAGTCGTCTTAGAACATAGCCTTGGCCGACATTGGACGGTGTTACGCCGCGCTGGTCGCCCAAAATGAATACTGCTGTTCTGATATGGTCAGCAATAATTCTAAATGCCTTTAAATTTTCGCCTTCGTACTTTTTTCCAGATAGTTCTTCTATCTTATTGATGACACCTTGGAAAACATCAGTTTCATAAACACTTTTCTTGCCCTGCAAGAAACACAAGGTACGCTCTAAGCCCATACCTGTATCCACATTTTTTTGGCTAAGGGACGAAAATTTGCCTTCGGCATCCTTAAAGTATTGCATAAATACGTCGTTCCAAATCTCCACATACTTGCCGCAATCGCAAGCAGGCGAGCATTCGGGAGAACATTTAGACTTGCCTGTATCAAAAAACATTTCTGTATCAGGTCCGCAAGGTCCGGTCAGTCCTGCAGGTCCCCACCAGTTGTTTTTCTTAGGGAGATAAAAAATATTTTCACGTTTAATACCGCATTTTTCCCAAATCTTAGCAGATTCTTCATCTCTAGGTGCGTCTTCATCTCCGCCAAAAACTGAAACAGCCAAATTATCTTTATCTATTCCTAGATATTCAGGCGATGTCAAAAATTCAAAACTCCAAGAAATCATTTCTTCCTTAAAATAATCGCCCAATGACCAGTTACCCATCATTTCAAAAAATGTAAGGTGTGTAGCATCTCCTACTTCGTCAATATCGCCTGTTCTTACGCATTTTTGGATATTGCAAAGTCTTTTGCCTGCTGGATGTTTTTCACCCAAAAGATAAGGCACCAATGGATGCATTCCTGCTGTTGTAAACAAAACGGTAGGGTCGTTTTCAGGAATTAATGATGCCGAACCTATTACAGCATGACCTTTATTTTGATAAAATTTTAACCAAATATTTCTTAATTCTTTACTACTTAGTCTTCTCATCTTAGTGTATATCTCCAATAATTATATGTCGTCTTTGTATGCTTTAAATATTTTGTTTAATGCACTTCTTAATGTGGAAAATTTGAATGCGCCTATTACCGCCGCCAATTTGTCATTGCTTGCGGTAAACTCCAATCTTTCTTTTCCTGTTTCTATATTGATTTCATCTGAAGTTGCGCGCTTTAGCTTTTTTAAAATATCATTTACACTCACTAGTTCATCTGCAGTAATATTATAGTCCCCAGCAGGATGTGAATGCATCAAAAATTCATTGATAATTTTCAAATAATCTTCTATGTATATTGCGGACAAAACAATGTCTTTTTCTACACTTAAGTCCTTGCCTTGAGCCGCGCGGGATATAAGCGAAGTAATTACACTGTCAGGCGCGTCTTTTCCGTACACTTCAAAACTTCGCAAGATATAGACAGACTTGTCTATTCTTGCCATATTGGTAATATTAAACTTAGCCTGTCCATAAGAGTCAAGCGGCATATATTTTGAATGTTCGGTTTCCTTAAATGCCTGCAAACCATTGGTAGTTTCTAGTTCTCTAATATTAGAAAAAACCAGCACTTTTTTCACATCATAAGCTTTTGCTAATGACTGAATATTTTTAAACATGATGATATTGATAATTTCTATTTCTTTATCAATTTGATCAGGACGTCCAGAAACTTCGGCAAAGTGCAGGATCGCGTCAAATTTCTTTTTTTTAAAAACAGGAATAAGGGTTTTTATATCACTTATATCTGTACTGCTGTCAAGTGCTGTAATTTTATGTCTTTTGGCGTATTTTTCGCAAAAGTTTTTTGCGATATAATTATCCGCTCCTGTTATCAATATCTTCATATTTATTCCTTAATGGTTATACTTTGTAGCTGTCCTTTAGTCCTACTATATGATTAAATACATTGGTCTTTGAATCACGACAATAATAAGCATTGCGTATAAATTGATACGGAACACCAACTTTAGCATTTTCCAAAGATTTTTCAGCTACTGCGTTAGCAAAAACTGTCTTTGATTTTTTATTAAGTCTTTCAGAAAAGTCTTTTTTTGATCCGTCATCAGGATCTAATAAATAATCATAATCAACTACAGTGCAAGGATAATTATTTTTGCAATCCACAAAATGAATTACACCTTTTACCTTGAGACCACTGGTGTCTGAGCCGCTTTTACTTTCAGGGAAATATGTGCATTTGAGTTCTATCGGCTCTCCCTTGTTGTCTAAAACAACATCGTCGCAACGAATTATATAAGCACCTTTCAATCTGACCATACCGCCTTTAATAAGTCTATGATATTTGGGCGGCGGTACAAGCTTGAAATCTTCTTTTTCGATATAAACTTGATTGGAGAAACTTATCTCTCTATAACCTCTTTCGGGGTCATTAGGATTGTTTTCCACTTTTAACATTTCGGTCTTATCTTCAGGATAATTGGTTATTGTAACCTTTAACGGCTCTTTTACAACCATTGCCCTGTCTGCTTTTTCGTTGAGATAATCTCTTATGCAATGCTCAAGCAATCCTACATCAACTTCTGAGTTTGCCTTGGATACGCCTATTAGCTCGCAAAATGTTTTCAGCGCCTCAGCGGGATAACCTCTTCTTCTGAGTCCAGCCAAAGTAGGCATTCTGGGATCATCCCAGCCGTCAACCACACCTTCATCTACGAGTTTCTTTAGATAGCGTTTTGACATAATAGTACGAGTAAGGTTAAGTCTAGCAAACTCATATTGATGAGGTTTTGGATCAAATTCACATTCATTGATTACCCAATCATACAAAGGTCTGTGGTCTTCAAACTCCAAAGTGCAAATAGAATGACTTATCTTTTCTATTGCATCTTCTATTGGATGTGCAAAATCATACATAGGATAAATGCACCACTTATCGCCTTGTCTATGATGATGAGCATGCAAAACCCTATAAATTACAGGATCGCGCATATTGATGTTAGGGCTTGCCATATCTATTTTGGCTCTTAGAGTCATACTTCCGTCAGGATGTTTTCCTTCGCGCATCTCTTCAAAAAGCCTTAAGTTTTCTTCTATACTTCTGTCTCTATAAGGGCTGGGCTTGCCAGGCTCAGTCAAAGTTCCGCGATATTCACGGATTTGGTCGGGCGTCAATTCACATACAAACGCCTTGCCTTTTTTTATAAGCTTGACAGCACATTCGTACATGATATCAAAATAATCAGATGAATACAAAATATCGCCTTTAAAGCCAAGCCATTCTACGTCCTTTACTATAGACTGACAAAATTCTTCATTTTCCTTTTCTGGATTGGTATCGTCAAAACGAATGTTGCATTTTCCATTATATTTTTGTGCCATAGTAAAATTAAGGCAAATGGATTTTGCATGTCCTATATGAAGGTATCCATTGGGTTCAGGCGGAAATCTTGTAATAATTTCTTTTACTCTTCCATTTTTCAGATCATCTGTTATAATTTCTTCAATAAAGTTCATCTTGTTTACCCTTACGTAAATGATTATTAATTATATTTTTGACTGTTTAAATTATGTTTAACCTAAAAGAGACCTGTTATCTTGCCTTGATGATTAATTGTCATCTTGGTGGCATTGGGTACTTTGGGTAAACCAGGCATAAGCATTATATCCCCAGCTACCGCTACTATAAATCCTGCTCCCGCTCTTAACTGCAAATCTCTTACAGTAATTCTAAATCCTTTGGGTGCACTCAAAAGATTGGCATTATCACTTAAGGAATATTGTGTTTTCGCGATGCATACAGGCAAGTTATTCAAACCGTCTGTCTCAAATTTTTTGAGCTGTTTTTGAGCTTTTGGCAAGAAATCCACACCGTCAGCGCCATATATCTTTTGAGCTATTTTATTAATTTTTTGTTCTATTGCATCGTCAAGTTCGTATGTAAAGTTGATTTTGGTTAAAGGCTGATCGCATTTTTGAGCTACTGCTTTTGCCAAATCCAATCCACCTTTTCCGCCTTCAGCAAACACCGATGCTTCTATAGCTTCAACACCAAAGTCTTTGCATGCTGCTTTTATAAGCTCAATCTCTTCTGGCGTATCGGTGTCAAATTTGTTAATAGCCACAACACAAGGCAGTTTATATTGATTAACAATATTAGACAAATGCTTGGTCAGATTAGGCATGCCTTTTCTTAATGCTTCAAGGTCTTGTGTTTTCAAATCTTTTGCACCGCCATTATACTTTAAGGCACGCACTGTCGCAACCAAAACAACACACGAAGGCGTCAAATCATTGGTGCGGCATTTTATATCCAAAAACTTTTGAGCGCCCAAATCAGCGCCGAATCCTGCCTCTGTTACTACCATATCTGCAAGTTTTAGGGCACTTTTTGTGGCAATTACACTATTGCAGCCATGAGCTATATTGGCAAAAGGTCCGCCGTGAACAAAAGCAGGAGTGCCTTCAAGAGTTTGAACAAGATTGGGTTTCAAAGCTTCATACAATAAGATTGCCATTGCTTCAGATGCTTCCAAGTCTCCTGCAGTTATAGCCTTGTTATCCTTGTCATAGCCTACTACAATTTTTGAAAGTCTTGCTTTTAGGTCATCAAAATCAGAACTTAAGCAAAAGATTGCCATTATTTCGCTTGCTGCTGTTATGCTAAAACTCTCTGTTCTGTTTCCTATTACCGAATTGCTGTCATATACAATATTGATATTTCTTAATGCTCTATCGTTGACATCAAGACATCTATTCCAAACAACTGTCTTGAAATTAAGCTTATTTCCAAAGTAGATATGATTGTCAATCATCGCTGACAAAAGATTGTTAGCTGCGGTTATCGCATGAAAATCGCCTGTAAAATGCAGATTTATGTCCGACATAGGAGCAAGCTGGGCATATCCGCCGCCCGCGGCTCCTCCCTTGATTCCAAATACCGGGCCCAAAGAAGGTTCACGAAGGGCAAGCATTGTCTTGTATTTTAGCTGCCTTAATGCATCAGCCAAACCTATGCTTATCGTGGTTTTTCCTTCTCCGGCAGGAGTAGGGTTAATAGCAGTAACCAATATGAGTTTACCTTGTTTTTCACTCTTTACATGGTTTACTTTTGCCTTATACTTACCGTATAATTCATAATCTTCAGGATCTAATCCCAACTCATCGGCAACTTCGGAAATAGGACGCAAAGTCACCGAAGATGCAATTTCGATATCCGTTTTCAATTTTTATCTCTCCGAAAATTAATATTTTTATAATATCATAATAGACAGTAAATTGCAAAAGTCTTGTGAGCGTTATCAAAATAAGTAATATCAAAAACGAAGATGACTCAAAACTTTTATTATATTAA
Above is a window of Clostridia bacterium DNA encoding:
- a CDS encoding glutamine--tRNA ligase/YqeY domain fusion protein, which gives rise to MNFIEEIITDDLKNGRVKEIITRFPPEPNGYLHIGHAKSICLNFTMAQKYNGKCNIRFDDTNPEKENEEFCQSIVKDVEWLGFKGDILYSSDYFDIMYECAVKLIKKGKAFVCELTPDQIREYRGTLTEPGKPSPYRDRSIEENLRLFEEMREGKHPDGSMTLRAKIDMASPNINMRDPVIYRVLHAHHHRQGDKWCIYPMYDFAHPIEDAIEKISHSICTLEFEDHRPLYDWVINECEFDPKPHQYEFARLNLTRTIMSKRYLKKLVDEGVVDGWDDPRMPTLAGLRRRGYPAEALKTFCELIGVSKANSEVDVGLLEHCIRDYLNEKADRAMVVKEPLKVTITNYPEDKTEMLKVENNPNDPERGYREISFSNQVYIEKEDFKLVPPPKYHRLIKGGMVRLKGAYIIRCDDVVLDNKGEPIELKCTYFPESKSGSDTSGLKVKGVIHFVDCKNNYPCTVVDYDYLLDPDDGSKKDFSERLNKKSKTVFANAVAEKSLENAKVGVPYQFIRNAYYCRDSKTNVFNHIVGLKDSYKV
- the ftsH gene encoding ATP-dependent zinc metalloprotease FtsH — translated: MKTGTKGIIVTAALVLSILVLVGIFMFSNQPKSKSYDEAIDLIVKGEIKYVYVDGYQAKAKEKASSNKYSYVFNVPSRAEFVDDLIREFDTKDEKDITSILDIKNNYGFSLEFNDPNAGSILSYLPYLGGVVILVIMAFFVYRMLNQGNKQAINFSKSKARLNQNMKVRFSDVAGAEEEKTELAEIVEFLKNPKKFEQVGARIPKGVLLVGPPGTGKTLFAKAVAGEANVPFFSISGSDFVEMFVGVGASRVRDLFDDAKKNMPCIVFIDEIDAVGRQRGTGLGGGHDEREQTLNQLLVQMDGFETNSGIIVMAATNRADILDPALLRPGRFDRQIYVNIPDVRGREEIFKVHSRNKPIGSDVDFKVLARITSGFSGADIENLLNEAAILAARAGRKVINMIDINEGINKVIMGPQKKSRVITEVDKRITAYHEAGHAIVAKVLPHCDPVHEVSIIPRGRAAGYTMTRPENDDSHMTLNKLYDDIAMTMGGRAAEEIVIKDISTGAVGDLQAATERARKMVMEWGMSSELGPIYLGSTQEIFLGRDYQTVHNYSEQVAAVIDSEVKKILDKGHQTALKVLNEHRDVMDKMVRLLIEKETIYAEEVDALMAGKPLEEIEKGLEERLQLRAKQANEAVARPTNTQGSKA
- a CDS encoding formate--tetrahydrofolate ligase, with product MKTDIEIASSVTLRPISEVADELGLDPEDYELYGKYKAKVNHVKSEKQGKLILVTAINPTPAGEGKTTISIGLADALRQLKYKTMLALREPSLGPVFGIKGGAAGGGYAQLAPMSDINLHFTGDFHAITAANNLLSAMIDNHIYFGNKLNFKTVVWNRCLDVNDRALRNINIVYDSNSVIGNRTESFSITAASEIMAIFCLSSDFDDLKARLSKIVVGYDKDNKAITAGDLEASEAMAILLYEALKPNLVQTLEGTPAFVHGGPFANIAHGCNSVIATKSALKLADMVVTEAGFGADLGAQKFLDIKCRTNDLTPSCVVLVATVRALKYNGGAKDLKTQDLEALRKGMPNLTKHLSNIVNQYKLPCVVAINKFDTDTPEEIELIKAACKDFGVEAIEASVFAEGGKGGLDLAKAVAQKCDQPLTKINFTYELDDAIEQKINKIAQKIYGADGVDFLPKAQKQLKKFETDGLNNLPVCIAKTQYSLSDNANLLSAPKGFRITVRDLQLRAGAGFIVAVAGDIMLMPGLPKVPNATKMTINHQGKITGLF
- a CDS encoding alanine--tRNA ligase yields the protein MRRLSSKELRNIWLKFYQNKGHAVIGSASLIPENDPTVLFTTAGMHPLVPYLLGEKHPAGKRLCNIQKCVRTGDIDEVGDATHLTFFEMMGNWSLGDYFKEEMISWSFEFLTSPEYLGIDKDNLAVSVFGGDEDAPRDEESAKIWEKCGIKRENIFYLPKKNNWWGPAGLTGPCGPDTEMFFDTGKSKCSPECSPACDCGKYVEIWNDVFMQYFKDAEGKFSSLSQKNVDTGMGLERTLCFLQGKKSVYETDVFQGVINKIEELSGKKYEGENLKAFRIIADHIRTAVFILGDQRGVTPSNVGQGYVLRRLIRRAIRYGKMLDLNSKSLTELAQTIIDQYKDVYNELEVNAEKVIKELEMETERFERTLNTGLKEFERTVKNIQGNVIDGVSAFRLYDTYGFPLEMTQELAKEHGLQVDEKGYHEAFAAHQAKSQSGAEQIFKGGLADHSEETTKLHTATHLLQAALRKVLGEEVFQRGSNITAERLRFDFSFGRKVEKGELEKVEKMVNDVISKDLPVTVEEMTVEEAKNSGALGVFESRYGEKVKVYTIGNFSKEICGGPHVTHTGVLGKFKIQKEESSSAGVRRIKAVLEKA
- a CDS encoding NAD-dependent epimerase/dehydratase family protein, translated to MKILITGADNYIAKNFCEKYAKRHKITALDSSTDISDIKTLIPVFKKKKFDAILHFAEVSGRPDQIDKEIEIINIIMFKNIQSLAKAYDVKKVLVFSNIRELETTNGLQAFKETEHSKYMPLDSYGQAKFNITNMARIDKSVYILRSFEVYGKDAPDSVITSLISRAAQGKDLSVEKDIVLSAIYIEDYLKIINEFLMHSHPAGDYNITADELVSVNDILKKLKRATSDEINIETGKERLEFTASNDKLAAVIGAFKFSTLRSALNKIFKAYKDDI